In Synchiropus splendidus mitochondrion, complete genome, a single genomic region encodes these proteins:
- the ND4L gene encoding NADH dehydrogenase subunit 4L — MTLTNFSFFSAFILGLAGLSFNRTHLLSALLCLEGMMLSLYLSFSLWALTLGATNFSSAPMFLLTFSACEASTGLALLVATARTHGSDHLKALNLLQC, encoded by the coding sequence ATGACTTTAACCAATTTCTCTTTTTTCTCCGCCTTCATCCTAGGATTGGCAGGACTATCTTTCAACCGCACACACCTATTATCGGCCCTTTTATGCTTAGAAGGTATGATATTATCTCTTTATTTATCATTTTCCCTTTGAGCACTCACCCTTGGTGCCACTAACTTTTCATCAGCACCCATATTTTTATTAACCTTCTCAGCCTGTGAGGCAAGCACCGGCTTAGCATTACTTGTAGCTACAGCACGGACTCATGGCTCAGATCACTTAAAAGCCCTTAATCTCCTCCAATGCTAA
- the ND4 gene encoding NADH dehydrogenase subunit 4 has protein sequence MLKILIPTLVMIPTAWLTPNKWLWPSALCQSLIIALFSLSWLKNTGQPGWNFINMSMATDNLSTPLLVLTCWLLPLMILASQNHTSTNPMNQQRMYISLLVSLQFFLILAFSATELIMFYVMFEATLLPTLAIITRWGNQKDRLNAGSYFLFYTLAGSLPLLIALLYLQSSMGTLSLISLQLTPSSNIFSYSNKLWWLACLLAFLVKMPLYGVHLWLPKAHVEAPVAGSMVLAAVLLKLGGYGMMRVLPLLNPLTSSLNYPFIILALWGVIMTASICLRQTDLKSLIAYSSVSHMGLVAAGILTQTSCGFSGAMALMIAHGLTSSALFCLANTNYERTHSRTMILARGLQVVLPLMTTWWFIATLANFALPPLPNLMGELLIMTCLFGWSSWTLIFTGLGTLITAAYSLYMFLMTQRGQTPAHIILPDPSFTREHLLMALHLLPLLLLILNPALILS, from the coding sequence ATGCTAAAAATTCTAATTCCAACACTCGTAATAATCCCAACCGCTTGACTGACTCCCAATAAATGACTATGGCCTAGTGCCCTATGCCAGAGCCTAATCATTGCACTTTTCAGCCTATCATGACTAAAAAATACCGGCCAACCGGGCTGAAATTTCATTAATATGTCCATAGCCACAGATAATCTGTCCACTCCCCTATTAGTCCTCACATGCTGACTTCTCCCACTAATAATTTTAGCTAGCCAAAACCATACTTCCACCAACCCTATAAACCAACAACGAATATACATCAGTCTCTTAGTATCCCTACAATTTTTCCTTATTTTAGCATTTAGTGCTACAGAATTAATTATATTTTATGTAATATTTGAGGCAACATTGCTACCTACACTAGCCATTATCACACGATGAGGTAACCAAAAAGATCGATTAAACGCCGGATCCTACTTTCTATTTTACACACTAGCCGGATCCCTTCCCCTTCTTATTGCTTTGCTATATCTACAAAGCTCAATAGGCACACTCTCACTTATTTCACTACAACTAACCCCATCATCTAACATTTTTTCATATTCCAATAAATTATGATGATTAGCATGTCTACTGGCTTTCTTAGTTAAAATACCTCTCTATGGTGTACATCTTTGGTTACCTAAAGCCCACGTAGAAGCCCCTGTTGCAGGCTCCATAGTCCTTGCCGCTGTCCTACTTAAACTTGGTGGCTACGGTATAATACGAGTCCTCCCTCTATTAAACCCCCTAACATCCTCACTTAATTACCCTTTTATTATCCTGGCATTGTGGGGTGTAATTATAACAGCATCAATCTGCTTACGACAAACAGACCTTAAATCACTGATTGCATATTCATCAGTCAGCCATATAGGCCTTGTTGCGGCAGGCATTCTTACCCAAACATCATGCGGGTTTTCAGGCGCAATAGCATTAATAATCGCCCATGGTTTAACATCATCAGCTCTTTTTTGCCTTGCTAATACAAATTATGAACGAACACATAGCCGCACTATGATTTTGGCCCGAGGCCTACAAGTAGTATTGCCTTTAATAACCACATGATGATTCATCGCCACACTAGCTAACTTTGCCCTCCCCCCTCTCCCCAACCTTATGGGGGAACTACTAATTATAACTTGTTTATTTGGCTGATCCTCTTGAACCCTTATTTTTACAGGACTTGGTACACTAATTACAGCCGCTTATTCTTTATATATATTTTTAATAACCCAACGGGGACAAACTCCAGCACATATTATTCTACCCGACCCATCCTTTACTCGAGAACACCTTCTAATAGCACTTCACCTATTACCCCTACTCCTCCTCATCCTAAACCCTGCCCTAATCTTATCTTAA